ATCTCGTCGAGGTGCTGATAGAGCGGTACGCCCAAAGCCACGATGGCAGGCTTGAGCCAGAAATCGATGTAACGGCCACCCTCCACGTAGGTGTCGTAGCTGATGCCGGTGAGTTGGAGGAACACGATAAGCAGGGCTATGGTCACGAGGATAGGGTTGAGCACCACCCAACCCGTCAGCTTCTGCAACTGTCGGGCAGCATAATAGACGCCAAACGTGATGGCGAGCAAGACAATAGGGTTACTCAGCAGTTCCATCTTCTTTTCTGTTTAGTCGTTTACGCAAAAACTGGTCGGTCAGTCCCGTAGCCACAAGCACCAGGACGGTGCTCACCACGGTAGCCACCACGATAGGCCACAGCTCCGCCTTGATGACGTCGAAGTAGAGCATCAGCGCCACCCCGGGGGGCACGAAGAAGAAACCGAGGTTCTTGATGAGGAAATCGGAGATGCCCTTCACCCAATCGAGTTTCACAGCCTTCATCTGGAGCAGGGCAGTGAGGAGCAGCATGCCGACGATACTGCTCGGAATGGCTATCCCAGTGAGCCAAACCACCAGTTCGCCCACGGCCAGACAGCCGAATATGATGAAACATTGTCTGATCATGCTTTTTCAAGCCAATTCCTTAATTCCCTATTTAATGTTGGCTTCATAATAATTAACAGGATTTTGTCCAATGGAAATTATATTAGTAATGTCTTTGCCTAAAAATGGTGAGTCCGTTAGTTCTTCACCAAAACAAATAAAACGTCCAACAGTTTCTGGCTCTTTTGAAATCTCCCATCTGGTTGGTTTGATAACGCATTGAACGATTCCGTTTACATGACCAAGAACATAGGCTATTTTATTGACCTTTTTAGAATTTAATTTCCAATATTTTCTGGTGCAATCAAAAATGGTCTTTCTGTAATAAATTGAACTCGGGTTTGCCTCAAAAAAAGATTTTTTTATGTTTACAAACATAAGTAATTCATTTCCGGATGATAAAACTGATTCAATTGAACCATTTGGAGTAAGTGGAGTGAATGCCATTATAGTTTTGTTTTTTTGTTTTTTGTTGATTGATGTGAGGTCTATTTGTTTATTTCATTATCGTCAACTTCTTGTCGGGAGTCTTCTTCTATTATTGTGAACAAATGATCTCCTTTGCGGAGTTTTCCAATATAGTATTTGTTTTTAATCAATATCCCGCTGTAAGGTGACTTTATTGTTGTTTTGTACCGTGGTTCGAAAACAGATAATTCCTTGATTTCTAATATAGGCTCTCCTTCTTTAACAAAACTGTTGTTTTCGACAAACCAACTTCCTATCTCTATGTTGGAAAGTTCGGGAATGTCTTCGAGGAAGTCTTTGGAAAGCATGTTGTATTCAAACACAATTTTATGTGTTGATGTTTTTTCCTCTTCTGGTTTCTTGCCCTTTTTTATAGTAAATAATAAATCACCATGTTTGATTACATTTTCAGGAATAATCGGAGTAATCCTTTTGTCTTCAACCTTGTTGGTGAAAAATCCTTCGTAGTCGGAGTAGATTTTTATTCCAACACATAAATATGTATTACATTCTGAGATGAAATTATCGTAGCAATAGTTACTAAAAAAAAGGTCGGTCAATCCTAATACTAGGACAAGGTCTCCGTTTGATACGAATTCTCCATCAGCAATGGGAAAGATGCTTATGGAATGCTTGTTCTTGCGAATGTCCTCAAGAGAAACAGCTCTTTTATCTTTTTCATTTTCCCATTGATTCTTGTCTGTAAAATTATGAGTTCTTTCTTTTGCTCTTTGGTAGAGACAATTGTCAAGCGCATATTGATTTAGATATCCATATACCACGCCATCTTTTATTTCATAATTGATGATAGCATCAATGTCAAGACGTAGCTCATCCTTCTGTTTTTTTGTAACTTTAGTGTTAT
Above is a genomic segment from Fibrobacter sp. containing:
- a CDS encoding CidA/LrgA family protein, which encodes MIRQCFIIFGCLAVGELVVWLTGIAIPSSIVGMLLLTALLQMKAVKLDWVKGISDFLIKNLGFFFVPPGVALMLYFDVIKAELWPIVVATVVSTVLVLVATGLTDQFLRKRLNRKEDGTAE